One genomic window of Novosphingobium aureum includes the following:
- a CDS encoding phage pre-tape measure protein produces the protein MGLRNLTLPTKQVQVADGVSFTVRGLAPYDALGLYYRHTGELSALFDKLALKGSVEPGDVSAVTTVAVSAAPRVMAEIIVVAEGTDPSDEVFEEEVRAALKLPAAAQMDALGKIADLTFTSEMPPKKFLAVVLALAQGAAANLPAKPQT, from the coding sequence ATGGGACTGCGTAATCTCACGTTGCCGACTAAACAGGTGCAGGTCGCGGATGGTGTCTCGTTCACCGTCCGCGGCCTCGCGCCGTATGATGCGCTCGGCCTCTATTATCGCCACACCGGCGAGCTTTCCGCGCTGTTCGACAAGCTCGCGCTCAAGGGTAGCGTAGAACCGGGCGACGTGTCTGCCGTCACCACTGTCGCGGTCAGCGCCGCGCCGCGCGTGATGGCCGAGATCATCGTCGTGGCCGAGGGGACGGATCCTTCGGACGAGGTGTTCGAAGAGGAAGTGCGCGCCGCGCTGAAGCTGCCCGCCGCCGCGCAGATGGACGCGCTCGGCAAGATCGCGGATCTCACCTTCACTTCGGAGATGCCGCCAAAAAAATTCCTCGCCGTGGTCCTCGCACTGGCTCAGGGGGCCGCGGCGAACCTGCCCGCGAAGCCGCAGACCTGA
- a CDS encoding major capsid protein, giving the protein MGNPYELWTPRKSLGMFRDTKPEEWYFGQYFTAQMRSTDEYIDFEKLPIRSRKLAPFVKPLGRGHGVFSDEQRGYRFKPANVVVEDPVDPLRPLTFQPGIGESRFQQRKLTPMQRLELIKAQMLLEFQLAVERRWEWMKAKAIIDGKVTCTYKDGSEVLVDFRRDAGHTETLTAGNRFGDSGVSILDKVKAIIDTMTSAEFGGVPDRITIGTDVAPVWQADEEIMSHMDINLKGGVHSVDRGILPGSAMEKVYKLGELAIAGGSGRTIEIWVNGEDFQTDTGVATRYLGAKDMVVTARPSAIMGYECFGMIVDPDAEYEALPMFPKNYTMQDGRVKVEHVSIESAPLFVPINPNATYKVASAVA; this is encoded by the coding sequence ATGGGGAATCCCTACGAGCTGTGGACGCCGCGCAAGTCGCTCGGCATGTTCCGCGATACCAAGCCCGAGGAATGGTATTTCGGTCAGTATTTCACCGCGCAGATGCGCTCGACCGACGAGTACATCGATTTCGAGAAGCTGCCGATCCGCAGCCGCAAGCTCGCGCCTTTCGTCAAGCCGCTTGGCCGCGGCCATGGCGTGTTCAGCGACGAACAGCGCGGCTACCGCTTCAAGCCCGCCAACGTGGTGGTCGAGGACCCGGTCGATCCGCTGCGTCCGCTGACCTTCCAGCCCGGCATCGGTGAATCGCGCTTCCAGCAGCGCAAGCTGACTCCGATGCAGCGCCTGGAGCTGATCAAGGCGCAGATGCTCCTCGAATTCCAGCTTGCTGTCGAGCGTCGCTGGGAATGGATGAAGGCCAAGGCCATCATCGACGGCAAGGTCACCTGCACCTACAAGGACGGCAGCGAAGTCCTGGTCGACTTCCGCCGCGACGCGGGTCACACCGAGACGCTGACCGCAGGCAACCGTTTTGGCGACAGCGGCGTGTCGATCCTCGACAAGGTCAAGGCCATCATCGACACGATGACCTCTGCCGAATTCGGAGGCGTTCCCGATCGCATCACGATCGGCACCGACGTTGCCCCGGTCTGGCAGGCCGACGAGGAAATCATGTCCCACATGGACATCAACCTCAAGGGTGGCGTCCACTCGGTCGATCGCGGTATCCTGCCCGGAAGCGCGATGGAAAAGGTCTACAAGCTGGGCGAGCTGGCAATCGCCGGCGGCTCGGGCCGGACCATCGAGATCTGGGTCAACGGCGAGGATTTCCAGACCGACACCGGCGTGGCGACGCGCTATCTCGGCGCCAAGGACATGGTCGTCACCGCCCGCCCGAGTGCGATCATGGGTTACGAATGCTTCGGCATGATCGTCGACCCGGATGCCGAGTACGAAGCCCTGCCGATGTTCCCCAAGAACTACACCATGCAGGACGGCCGCGTGAAGGTCGAGCATGTCTCGATCGAATCGGCCCCGCTGTTCGTGCCGATCAACCCGAACGCCACCTACAAGGTGGCCTCGGCGGTCGCCTGA
- a CDS encoding S49 family peptidase — translation MKPNYLISRFAGEPALIEPGCEVRFKACLEQAEAAELPALASTEDFWSEDYAWVRPYEVSADGILSIPVRGVLLHDFPYQLFSWATGYTYLQKAFERGMADANVRAVAFVIDSPGGMVAGCFDAVDKMVAAKTKPVRAFAHEAAYSAAYAIASVADHIAISRTGGVGSVGVVTMHVDLSRAMEERGITITYVHAGKHKVDGNPHEPLADDVKARIQTRIDELYEVFVACVSRGRGLDVQVVRDTEALTFTATQAVANGFADSIGSLDDTFAAFAASLDDPSDNPGEDPMAEKTQPIESAVDQAAHEQAVGAARAEGYTEGAAAERELIFAILDSDEAATRPAAARALAAEGGRTLEAATAFLSKLPAEGKSNTHSGGQTFAEAMEHGNPELGAEGSEDASAQDDEDDSTSVRDLAKQMGLKGFA, via the coding sequence ATGAAGCCAAACTACCTCATTTCCCGCTTCGCCGGCGAACCCGCGCTGATCGAGCCCGGCTGCGAGGTCCGCTTCAAGGCCTGCCTCGAGCAGGCAGAGGCCGCCGAGTTGCCCGCGCTGGCGAGCACCGAGGATTTCTGGTCGGAGGACTACGCGTGGGTGCGCCCCTACGAGGTGTCGGCAGACGGCATCCTCTCGATCCCCGTGCGCGGCGTCCTGCTTCACGACTTTCCCTATCAACTCTTCTCGTGGGCGACGGGTTACACCTACCTCCAGAAGGCTTTCGAGCGCGGCATGGCCGACGCCAACGTGCGCGCCGTCGCCTTCGTGATCGACAGCCCGGGCGGCATGGTGGCCGGTTGCTTCGATGCCGTCGACAAGATGGTCGCAGCCAAGACGAAGCCCGTTCGCGCCTTCGCGCACGAGGCTGCCTATTCTGCAGCCTATGCGATCGCGAGCGTCGCCGACCACATCGCGATATCGCGCACCGGCGGTGTCGGCTCGGTCGGCGTGGTGACGATGCACGTCGACCTGTCTCGGGCGATGGAAGAGCGCGGGATCACGATCACCTACGTGCACGCAGGTAAGCACAAGGTCGACGGCAATCCGCACGAACCGCTGGCGGACGATGTGAAGGCGCGCATCCAGACGCGCATCGACGAGCTCTACGAAGTCTTCGTGGCCTGCGTGTCACGAGGTCGCGGGCTGGACGTACAGGTGGTTCGGGACACCGAGGCCCTCACGTTCACCGCAACTCAGGCCGTCGCCAACGGCTTTGCCGATTCGATCGGCAGCCTTGACGACACCTTCGCCGCATTCGCGGCATCGCTGGACGACCCGTCCGACAACCCAGGAGAAGACCCTATGGCTGAAAAGACCCAGCCCATCGAGTCGGCGGTCGACCAGGCCGCCCACGAACAGGCAGTCGGCGCCGCGCGCGCCGAAGGCTACACCGAAGGCGCTGCAGCAGAACGCGAGCTGATCTTCGCGATCCTCGACAGCGACGAGGCCGCAACCCGTCCTGCAGCCGCCCGCGCGCTCGCAGCCGAAGGCGGCCGCACGCTCGAGGCCGCGACGGCATTCCTTTCGAAGCTGCCGGCCGAAGGCAAGAGCAACACCCACTCGGGTGGGCAGACCTTCGCCGAGGCGATGGAGCACGGCAACCCCGAGCTCGGCGCAGAGGGTAGCGAAGACGCCTCCGCGCAGGACGACGAGGACGACAGCACCTCGGTGCGCGATCTCGCCAAGCAGATGGGTCTCAAGGGCTTCGCCTGA
- a CDS encoding phage portal protein, which translates to MSAPLPQDEFDELLAAPAAPPAAVKVPPSAGGEMAYGVHEAADRENSTIGLWSPPLQSVDADILPDKPIIDARARSMLSNDAFVQGGSNLHKDNIVGSHYLLNARPASRVLFGRVDDAWEEEFQEEVEEKWELYADSPDAWVDAARQNNFTSLVRMAVGIHLMAGEVLAAAEWVRDDGAPFRTAIQMIELDRLCTREDIPGAAIDPMVRAGIRFNARNAPVAYQIRTKQQFDYGPVRFGEIARWKEVARRRPWGRMQIVHLYETLRPEQTRGITEMASALSAMKKTHTWRDVNIQHAVTQSLYAAAITSDLPTEMVFAQLGGGNTSPKAMQDAVSNYAKGFLGSVSQYVGKARGLQIDGVQIPHLFPGTKLDMLSPGKGGPLGQEFEQSLLRYIAASIGVSYEQLSRDYTNTNYSSARAAMTETWKFMQARKKMIADRFATIVYRLWLEEAIQTGQIETAKRPGFSIYAGRRLGLSFDAIARCDWIGASRGQIDEGKETEAAIARINAGLSTAEDELARLGKDWRKVFRQIRREQELRRTLGLVLPGLAGGAPAPSAQAPEQQDTAS; encoded by the coding sequence ATGAGCGCCCCCCTTCCCCAGGACGAATTCGACGAACTGCTGGCCGCCCCGGCAGCACCCCCTGCCGCGGTCAAGGTCCCGCCGTCGGCAGGGGGTGAAATGGCCTACGGCGTGCACGAGGCTGCCGACCGGGAAAACTCGACGATCGGCCTGTGGTCGCCGCCGCTCCAGTCGGTTGATGCCGACATTCTGCCCGATAAGCCGATTATCGATGCCCGCGCGCGGTCCATGCTGTCGAACGACGCCTTCGTGCAAGGCGGTTCGAACCTGCACAAGGACAATATCGTCGGGTCGCACTACCTGCTGAACGCACGACCCGCATCGCGCGTTCTGTTCGGCCGGGTCGACGATGCCTGGGAGGAGGAATTCCAGGAGGAAGTCGAGGAGAAGTGGGAGCTCTACGCCGACTCCCCGGATGCATGGGTCGATGCGGCCCGGCAGAACAACTTCACCTCGCTGGTTCGCATGGCGGTTGGTATCCACCTCATGGCAGGCGAGGTCCTGGCCGCCGCCGAGTGGGTGCGCGATGACGGGGCACCCTTCCGCACGGCGATCCAGATGATCGAGCTTGATCGCCTGTGCACCCGCGAGGACATACCGGGCGCGGCCATCGACCCGATGGTGCGCGCCGGTATCCGCTTCAACGCCCGCAACGCGCCGGTGGCCTACCAGATCCGCACGAAGCAGCAGTTCGACTACGGTCCCGTGCGCTTCGGGGAAATCGCCCGCTGGAAGGAAGTCGCGCGCCGCCGCCCCTGGGGCCGGATGCAGATCGTCCATCTTTACGAGACGCTGCGTCCTGAACAGACGCGCGGCATCACCGAAATGGCCAGCGCCCTGTCGGCGATGAAGAAGACGCACACCTGGCGCGACGTGAACATCCAGCACGCGGTGACGCAGTCGCTCTATGCTGCCGCGATCACCTCAGACCTTCCGACCGAGATGGTCTTCGCACAGCTTGGTGGCGGAAACACGTCGCCCAAGGCCATGCAGGACGCGGTGTCGAACTACGCCAAGGGCTTCCTCGGATCGGTATCACAGTACGTCGGCAAGGCGCGCGGGCTCCAGATCGACGGGGTGCAGATCCCGCACCTCTTCCCCGGAACCAAGCTGGACATGCTCTCGCCTGGTAAGGGTGGCCCGCTCGGTCAGGAATTCGAGCAGTCTTTGCTGCGTTACATCGCGGCCTCGATCGGCGTCTCCTACGAGCAGCTTTCGCGCGACTACACGAACACCAACTACTCCTCGGCCCGCGCCGCGATGACCGAAACCTGGAAGTTCATGCAGGCGCGCAAGAAGATGATCGCCGATCGCTTTGCGACGATCGTCTACCGCCTGTGGCTGGAAGAGGCGATACAGACCGGGCAGATCGAAACCGCGAAGCGCCCGGGTTTCTCGATCTATGCCGGTCGCCGCCTTGGTCTGTCCTTCGATGCGATCGCGCGCTGCGACTGGATCGGCGCCTCGCGCGGGCAGATCGACGAAGGCAAGGAAACCGAAGCCGCCATTGCGCGCATCAACGCGGGCCTCTCGACCGCGGAGGACGAGCTCGCCCGGCTGGGTAAGGACTGGCGCAAGGTGTTCCGCCAGATCCGCCGCGAACAGGAACTTCGCCGCACGCTCGGTCTCGTGCTCCCCGGTCTCGCCGGCGGAGCCCCCGCCCCTTCGGCACAGGCACCCGAACAGCAGGACACTGCGTCATGA
- the gpW gene encoding gpW family head-tail joining protein produces the protein MATLQERLDEAEAAFHDLLIGKAVAEVRDANGETIRYTQTNRAALSAYIADLKRQLGTTSVSGPLRPFFT, from the coding sequence ATGGCGACCCTGCAAGAACGGCTGGACGAGGCTGAAGCAGCCTTCCACGACCTGCTTATCGGCAAGGCGGTAGCCGAGGTGCGCGACGCCAACGGTGAGACCATCCGCTATACCCAGACGAACCGCGCAGCGCTATCTGCCTACATCGCAGATCTGAAGCGACAGCTTGGAACGACGAGCGTCAGCGGGCCGCTGCGGCCGTTCTTCACATGA
- a CDS encoding phage terminase large subunit family protein — protein MVVATAEAVRPPERITVSEAAETYHIVNNPGQHVGPFSLEKTPYLREPMDVLTSLDYTGMVFVAPARTGKSAMALNWLCHTAITDPADMMVVHMAQHTARDWSQADLAKAIRNSPELRRRLTPGRQNDNTFDKHFLSGMRLLVSWPTITNLSGKTIPRGWFMDYDRMPQDIDGEGNPFDLGRKRGGTFKRYAMWAAEASPGFPVNDAKWTPRTPHEAPPTGDEKGGGILQLYNRGDRRRFYWACPQCESSFEPHFRLLDWPKLDSGDLMEMAEQVTMHCPHCGGIMEPGEQRALNNAARWVKDGQIWHPSSDTITGDARRSDIASFWMFGPAAGFTDWSLLVHRYLVAHEQFENTGDEGPLMVTVNTDQGDAYTMKATEGGRLPEELKSRAEDWGSAEVEPCIPAQAMGGFLVSTVDVQKESFVVHVFLLSHGDIWHIDMFKIRKSQRLDADGDRQRLDPAAYPEDWDLLVPEVLEKDYPINDGSGRRMQVKIVGCDSGGKDGVTANAYDFWRRLSAKGNAARFHLLKGAPSRTETAPLRRTLPDSQQKDRLAIARGDVPVWLVNSNIVKDQASNMLARTEGRGMVRFPDWAPDWLYTQLTTEVRTPKGWENPSRRRNEAFDLLAYCIALQRHPDVRTHLPGFWDAPPGWAAEWDRNDLVYLEGEDGGRRFAGNEGVDDEFDLEDLAGKLG, from the coding sequence ATGGTGGTCGCGACCGCCGAGGCCGTGCGCCCGCCAGAGCGTATCACGGTGTCCGAAGCGGCCGAGACCTACCACATCGTCAACAATCCCGGTCAGCACGTGGGCCCTTTCTCCCTGGAGAAAACCCCATACCTGCGCGAGCCGATGGATGTTCTGACCAGTCTCGATTACACGGGTATGGTCTTTGTCGCCCCCGCGCGTACCGGCAAATCGGCCATGGCGCTCAACTGGCTGTGCCACACCGCGATCACCGATCCGGCCGACATGATGGTCGTGCACATGGCCCAGCACACCGCGCGCGACTGGTCGCAGGCGGATCTTGCCAAGGCGATCCGCAACAGCCCCGAGCTGCGCCGCCGCCTGACCCCCGGGCGACAGAACGACAACACTTTCGACAAGCACTTCCTTTCAGGCATGCGCCTCCTGGTTAGCTGGCCGACGATCACGAACCTTTCGGGCAAGACGATCCCGCGCGGCTGGTTCATGGACTACGACCGCATGCCCCAGGACATCGACGGGGAAGGCAACCCGTTCGACCTTGGCCGCAAGCGCGGCGGCACCTTCAAGCGATATGCGATGTGGGCCGCCGAGGCGTCACCGGGTTTTCCGGTCAACGACGCCAAGTGGACGCCTCGCACACCGCACGAAGCCCCGCCGACCGGCGACGAAAAGGGCGGTGGTATCTTGCAGCTCTACAACCGCGGCGACCGGCGGCGGTTTTACTGGGCCTGCCCGCAGTGCGAGAGTTCCTTCGAACCGCATTTCCGCCTGCTCGACTGGCCCAAGCTCGACAGCGGCGACCTCATGGAAATGGCCGAGCAGGTCACCATGCACTGTCCGCATTGCGGAGGTATCATGGAACCCGGGGAGCAGCGTGCCCTCAACAACGCGGCGCGCTGGGTGAAGGATGGGCAAATCTGGCATCCGTCCAGCGACACGATCACGGGCGATGCGCGGCGCAGCGATATTGCATCGTTCTGGATGTTCGGCCCGGCAGCAGGCTTTACCGACTGGTCGCTGCTCGTGCATCGCTACCTTGTCGCACACGAGCAGTTCGAAAACACCGGCGACGAAGGGCCGCTCATGGTTACGGTCAATACCGACCAGGGTGACGCCTATACCATGAAGGCGACCGAGGGAGGCCGGTTGCCGGAGGAGCTCAAGAGCCGCGCCGAGGACTGGGGGAGCGCCGAGGTCGAACCCTGCATTCCCGCACAGGCTATGGGCGGCTTTCTCGTGTCGACGGTCGACGTGCAGAAGGAATCCTTCGTGGTGCACGTGTTCCTTCTCTCGCACGGCGACATCTGGCACATCGACATGTTCAAGATCCGCAAATCGCAGCGCCTCGACGCGGACGGGGACCGGCAGCGACTCGATCCTGCCGCCTATCCCGAGGACTGGGACCTGCTTGTTCCCGAGGTTCTCGAGAAGGACTATCCGATCAACGACGGGTCCGGGCGGCGCATGCAGGTGAAGATCGTGGGGTGTGACAGCGGCGGCAAGGATGGCGTGACCGCGAACGCCTACGATTTCTGGCGCCGGCTGAGCGCCAAGGGTAACGCGGCACGGTTTCACCTCCTGAAGGGCGCACCCTCGCGCACCGAGACCGCGCCGCTTCGGCGCACCCTGCCCGATTCCCAACAGAAGGATCGCCTGGCGATCGCGCGCGGTGACGTGCCGGTGTGGCTGGTCAATTCCAACATCGTCAAGGATCAGGCATCCAACATGCTGGCGCGAACCGAGGGGCGCGGGATGGTCCGCTTTCCCGACTGGGCACCGGACTGGCTCTATACCCAGCTCACCACCGAGGTGCGCACACCTAAAGGCTGGGAGAACCCGTCGCGGCGGCGCAACGAGGCCTTCGACCTTCTTGCCTACTGCATCGCGTTGCAGCGCCATCCCGATGTTCGCACCCATCTGCCAGGTTTCTGGGATGCCCCGCCCGGCTGGGCTGCGGAATGGGACCGCAACGACCTCGTCTATCTCGAGGGCGAGGATGGCGGACGCCGGTTTGCGGGAAACGAAGGGGTCGACGACGAATTCGATCTCGAGGATCTGGCGGGCAAGCTGGGCTGA
- a CDS encoding helix-turn-helix transcriptional regulator — translation MGNIEFWRLGKVVTVTGLSKSEIYRRMASGSFPEPKKYPDSKMNYWVSTQIIDWQRSIFGADEFDELLAQ, via the coding sequence ATGGGGAATATCGAGTTCTGGCGGCTGGGGAAGGTGGTGACCGTCACCGGTCTGTCGAAATCCGAGATCTATCGCCGGATGGCGAGCGGCAGCTTTCCCGAACCGAAGAAGTATCCGGATTCCAAGATGAACTACTGGGTATCGACCCAGATTATCGACTGGCAGCGGTCCATCTTCGGCGCTGACGAATTCGACGAGCTGCTTGCACAATGA
- a CDS encoding tyrosine-type recombinase/integrase, whose protein sequence is MKADLVYRNAKPREKAYNISDGGGLHLLILPSGRKTWRIAYRYAGQQRTQSIGDYPEVGPREARSHLLGIKVLLDKGADPKLVERSRGAGADLARAAVEASSAPTFRAVAEEWYANWKLGRTKPYAALVKNRLETHVYPTIGDKPIDTIRAPEILALLRTVEGTGALEMSRRLRQTCDQVFRYGFALGLVETNPASNALVQAMKPRPKVRHHPSIPAAELPNFLEQCRTKSGAGELTYLAILFTTLTWARTTETREATWAEFEGDLWRVPPERMKMKREHLVPLSRQAQQVVARLREISESDRWVFPSDRNPLRPASQNMMLYVCYRLGYRGRLTIHGLRGSASTWANETGLYNSDWIEMALAHSENDSVRAAYNSAVYLPQRQKMLQDWADFLDGDEFDELLA, encoded by the coding sequence ATGAAAGCCGATCTTGTTTATCGGAACGCGAAACCGCGTGAGAAGGCCTACAACATTTCGGATGGTGGCGGTCTCCATCTGCTGATTCTCCCCAGCGGGCGAAAAACCTGGCGCATCGCCTATCGGTACGCCGGTCAGCAGCGGACCCAGTCGATCGGAGATTATCCGGAAGTGGGACCGCGCGAAGCACGCTCGCATCTGCTGGGAATCAAAGTCCTCCTCGACAAGGGCGCAGATCCAAAGCTGGTTGAGCGCAGCCGGGGTGCCGGGGCCGATCTCGCGCGCGCCGCAGTCGAAGCCTCGTCTGCTCCCACATTCCGGGCTGTCGCAGAGGAGTGGTACGCGAACTGGAAGCTGGGCCGGACGAAGCCTTACGCGGCGCTGGTGAAGAACCGGCTCGAGACCCACGTCTATCCTACGATCGGAGACAAGCCGATCGATACCATCCGCGCGCCCGAGATTCTCGCGCTGTTGCGCACGGTCGAGGGGACCGGCGCGCTCGAGATGTCCCGTCGGCTGCGACAGACCTGCGACCAGGTATTCCGGTATGGCTTCGCGCTCGGCCTGGTTGAGACGAACCCGGCGTCTAACGCGCTGGTGCAAGCCATGAAGCCTCGCCCCAAGGTGCGCCATCACCCAAGCATCCCGGCGGCCGAACTGCCGAACTTCCTGGAACAGTGCCGCACCAAGAGTGGTGCCGGCGAGCTCACCTATCTCGCCATCCTGTTCACGACGCTCACCTGGGCTCGCACGACCGAGACGCGAGAGGCGACCTGGGCGGAATTCGAAGGCGACCTCTGGCGCGTGCCGCCCGAGCGCATGAAGATGAAGCGTGAGCACCTCGTCCCACTCTCGCGCCAAGCACAGCAGGTGGTGGCCAGGCTTCGCGAGATCAGCGAGTCCGATCGGTGGGTTTTTCCGAGCGACCGTAACCCGCTGCGCCCCGCTTCCCAGAACATGATGCTCTATGTCTGCTATCGCCTTGGGTACAGGGGGCGCCTGACGATCCACGGCCTGCGCGGCAGTGCGTCGACCTGGGCGAATGAGACCGGGCTGTACAATTCGGACTGGATCGAGATGGCGTTGGCGCACAGCGAGAACGACAGCGTGCGCGCTGCATACAACTCGGCGGTCTATCTCCCTCAGCGCCAGAAAATGCTACAGGACTGGGCCGATTTTCTCGACGGTGACGAGTTCGACGAGCTGCTGGCCTGA
- a CDS encoding lytic murein transglycosylase, whose amino-acid sequence MRVVADHARKQGVSEGTISRTLSGLTPNQRVIELDTAQPGRRSAPPPMAPYIARHVGDSIVSRGRSRYQQLGSLLPSIEQRYGVPASVLFAIWGHETNYGSYTGDFDTARSLATLAWEGRRRDLFEGELIALMKMVDQGVPASQLKGSWAGALGNPQFLPSVYLRLATDGDGNGTRDIFNSPADTLASIARYFQDAGWRAGQPWGVAASVPGGFNLDAYASKLDAPSCKAVHERHSQWKTVSEWRALGVNPRGPIGADVLASLFQPDGPGTPAYLLTGNYRVILQYNCSNYYALSVGLLADEIAR is encoded by the coding sequence ATGCGTGTCGTAGCCGATCACGCCCGGAAGCAGGGTGTCAGCGAAGGAACGATATCGCGCACGCTATCGGGTCTCACGCCCAACCAGCGGGTGATCGAGCTCGATACCGCGCAGCCGGGCCGGCGCAGTGCACCGCCGCCGATGGCGCCGTACATCGCACGCCACGTCGGGGATTCGATCGTTTCGCGCGGCCGCTCGCGCTACCAGCAGCTTGGCTCGCTGCTCCCTTCGATCGAGCAGCGCTACGGGGTGCCCGCCTCGGTGCTTTTCGCGATCTGGGGGCACGAGACCAATTACGGCAGCTACACCGGCGATTTCGACACCGCGCGCTCGCTGGCGACGCTGGCGTGGGAAGGGCGACGCCGCGACCTGTTCGAAGGCGAGCTGATCGCACTGATGAAGATGGTCGATCAGGGCGTGCCGGCATCGCAGCTCAAGGGAAGCTGGGCCGGGGCGCTCGGCAATCCGCAGTTCCTGCCCAGCGTCTACCTGCGGCTCGCAACCGATGGTGACGGCAACGGTACGCGCGACATCTTCAACAGTCCGGCAGACACCCTTGCGTCGATCGCCCGCTATTTTCAGGACGCGGGCTGGCGGGCAGGGCAACCCTGGGGTGTGGCGGCATCGGTGCCGGGCGGCTTCAACCTCGACGCCTATGCCAGCAAGCTTGATGCCCCGAGCTGCAAGGCGGTGCACGAGCGCCACTCGCAGTGGAAGACGGTCTCCGAGTGGCGTGCGCTTGGCGTGAACCCGCGCGGTCCCATCGGCGCCGACGTGCTTGCATCGCTTTTCCAGCCCGACGGACCGGGCACGCCTGCCTACCTGTTAACCGGGAATTATCGAGTGATCTTGCAGTACAACTGCTCGAATTACTACGCACTTTCCGTGGGGTTGCTTGCCGATGAGATTGCCCGCTGA
- a CDS encoding septal ring lytic transglycosylase RlpA family protein, with translation MRLVALTALLLGAPALARAPQDAAAQEPRSGPAADYPVVVGEPFTIGSTTYKPVDQLNYDAVGMAVIGEGAGVSAAHKTLPLPSYIEVTALDSGRTILVRVERRGPMVNDQLVELSAAAAAQLGIGTGKPAPVRVRRVNPPEAERALLRQGGEAPERMATPEGLLRVLRRNLKDAPTLLAQPAASTPPAVPDAPAAPAGMIGTAGAPSPASASSPAGVPDGTTASNAPERKGANVAATATPVVQPVPPKSAASAAPPASPASSASGSIVVQVAAFSVEASARKIAAQIGGFVVHPGKYWLVRMGPYPSRAKAAPALEKAKAAGYSDARIQPVN, from the coding sequence TTGAGGCTCGTCGCGCTAACCGCGCTGCTGCTTGGAGCGCCCGCTCTGGCGCGCGCGCCGCAAGACGCAGCCGCGCAGGAGCCGCGTAGCGGACCGGCGGCCGACTATCCGGTCGTCGTCGGGGAACCCTTCACGATCGGATCGACCACGTACAAACCGGTCGATCAGCTCAACTACGATGCTGTCGGCATGGCGGTCATCGGCGAGGGGGCAGGCGTCAGTGCCGCGCACAAGACCCTTCCGCTTCCCAGCTATATCGAGGTGACCGCGCTGGACAGCGGTCGCACGATCCTCGTTCGGGTCGAGCGGCGCGGCCCCATGGTCAACGACCAGCTCGTCGAACTCTCGGCGGCGGCAGCGGCGCAGCTCGGAATCGGCACAGGCAAGCCCGCGCCGGTGCGCGTGCGCCGGGTCAATCCACCCGAGGCGGAGCGCGCTCTGCTGCGACAGGGCGGCGAGGCGCCCGAGCGCATGGCGACGCCCGAGGGCCTGCTGCGCGTCCTGCGGCGTAACCTCAAGGATGCGCCGACATTGCTTGCACAACCTGCCGCATCCACGCCGCCCGCCGTACCCGATGCGCCTGCGGCGCCTGCAGGCATGATCGGGACCGCTGGCGCTCCATCACCTGCAAGTGCCTCTTCGCCCGCCGGGGTGCCGGACGGGACCACCGCTTCGAACGCTCCCGAGCGCAAGGGCGCGAATGTTGCGGCGACCGCAACCCCAGTGGTACAGCCCGTACCGCCGAAAAGTGCCGCTTCCGCGGCGCCTCCGGCATCGCCTGCATCCTCGGCAAGCGGATCGATCGTGGTTCAGGTCGCAGCTTTTTCGGTCGAGGCGAGCGCGCGCAAGATCGCCGCCCAGATAGGTGGTTTCGTCGTTCATCCGGGCAAGTACTGGCTCGTGCGCATGGGCCCTTATCCCAGTCGTGCAAAAGCTGCGCCCGCGCTGGAGAAGGCGAAGGCGGCAGGCTATAGCGATGCACGAATCCAGCCAGTGAACTGA